One window of the Amycolatopsis mediterranei genome contains the following:
- a CDS encoding TetR/AcrR family transcriptional regulator, with protein MTDRLPRIRRSDARDNRERLLEAARAVFAAEGLTAPMREIARHAGVGPATLYRHFPTKEQLFAEAFAERLRACYAVVDDGLADADPWRGLRTVIERLGELYARDRGTIAALVSAFPGALDFTADRERALKSLGELVRRAKDVGRVRPETTLDDIVLVLMAAGGIQAATPAARASAVRRYITIAINGLRAVPTLHD; from the coding sequence GTGACCGATCGTTTGCCTCGGATCCGGCGATCGGATGCCCGGGACAACCGCGAACGCCTCCTCGAGGCGGCCCGGGCCGTGTTCGCCGCCGAAGGCTTGACCGCGCCGATGCGGGAGATCGCCCGGCACGCCGGCGTCGGCCCGGCGACGCTGTACCGGCATTTCCCGACCAAGGAACAGCTGTTCGCCGAGGCGTTCGCGGAGCGGCTGCGTGCCTGTTACGCCGTCGTCGACGACGGCCTCGCCGACGCGGACCCCTGGCGGGGCCTGCGCACGGTGATCGAGCGGCTGGGCGAGCTGTACGCCCGGGACCGGGGGACCATCGCGGCGCTGGTGTCGGCCTTCCCCGGCGCGCTCGACTTCACCGCCGACCGCGAACGGGCGCTGAAGTCGCTCGGCGAGCTGGTGCGCCGGGCGAAGGACGTGGGCCGGGTGCGTCCCGAGACGACGCTGGACGACATCGTCCTGGTGCTGATGGCCGCCGGTGGCATCCAGGCGGCCACGCCGGCGGCGCGAGCCTCGGCGGTGCGGCGCTACATCACGATCGCGATCAACGGGCTGCGAGCCGTGCCGACCCTCCACGACTAA